Proteins encoded within one genomic window of Mesorhizobium sp. AR10:
- a CDS encoding usg protein, whose translation MRDHSEMDLMLKGYGLTTAKILYHFPDHPHLLQSYIWQDYDIAPKFPVLIRFIEFWQTKLDGPLHSVVYTHQKLIAPNEWRKVDGEFVLH comes from the coding sequence ATGCGCGACCATTCCGAAATGGACCTGATGCTGAAAGGCTATGGTTTGACCACGGCCAAGATTCTTTATCACTTTCCTGACCATCCGCATCTGCTGCAGAGCTATATCTGGCAGGACTACGACATCGCCCCGAAATTCCCGGTGCTGATCCGCTTCATCGAGTTCTGGCAGACCAAGCTCGACGGCCCGCTGCATTCGGTCGTCTACACGCACCAGAAGCTGATCGCTCCGAACGAATGGCGGAAGGTGGATGGCGAGTTCGTCCTGCACTAG
- a CDS encoding aldo/keto reductase, whose product MDYRPLGASGLKVPALSFGTGTFGGSGPLFGAWGHSDAKEARRLIDICLEAGVNLFDTADVYSNGASEEVLGEAIKGRRDAALISTKTSLPMGDGPADFGSSRSRLIKSVEDALRRLGTDYIDLLQLHAFDAGTPIEEVLSTLDDLVRAGKLRYVGVSNFSGWQVMKSLGVADRHGYPRYVAHQVYYSLVGRDYEWELMPLGLDQGVGALVWSPLGWGRLTGKIRRGETLPEKSRLHDTASFGPPVEDEHLYRVMDALDSVAEETGKTVPQIAINWLLQRPTVSSVIIGARNEEQLRQNLGAIGWTLTPDQMKKLDAASEVTAPYPYFPYRRQEGFARLSPPAV is encoded by the coding sequence ATGGACTATCGACCTCTCGGCGCATCGGGCCTGAAGGTGCCGGCGCTTTCATTCGGCACTGGGACCTTCGGCGGCTCAGGGCCGCTGTTTGGCGCCTGGGGCCACAGCGATGCGAAGGAAGCACGACGGCTGATCGACATCTGCCTGGAGGCCGGCGTCAACCTGTTCGACACCGCCGACGTCTATTCGAACGGCGCATCTGAAGAGGTGCTCGGCGAAGCCATCAAGGGACGCCGCGACGCCGCGCTGATCTCGACCAAGACCTCTTTGCCGATGGGCGACGGGCCGGCCGATTTCGGTTCGTCCCGGTCCAGACTGATCAAATCCGTGGAAGACGCGCTCAGGCGTCTCGGCACTGACTACATCGACCTCTTGCAGCTGCATGCCTTCGACGCCGGAACGCCGATAGAGGAGGTGCTGTCGACGCTCGACGATCTCGTGCGCGCCGGCAAGCTGCGCTATGTCGGCGTCTCCAACTTCTCCGGCTGGCAGGTGATGAAATCGCTCGGCGTAGCCGACAGACACGGCTATCCGCGTTACGTCGCTCATCAGGTCTATTATTCGCTGGTCGGCCGCGACTATGAGTGGGAGCTTATGCCGCTCGGGCTCGACCAGGGCGTCGGCGCGCTGGTGTGGAGCCCGCTCGGCTGGGGCCGCCTGACCGGCAAGATCCGCCGCGGCGAGACATTGCCGGAAAAAAGCCGGCTGCACGACACGGCAAGCTTCGGGCCGCCGGTCGAGGACGAGCATCTCTACCGGGTCATGGATGCGCTCGACTCCGTAGCCGAGGAAACCGGCAAGACCGTTCCGCAGATCGCCATCAACTGGCTCTTGCAGCGCCCGACCGTCTCCTCCGTCATCATCGGCGCCCGCAACGAGGAACAGTTGCGCCAGAACCTCGGCGCCATTGGTTGGACGCTGACGCCGGACCAGATGAAGAAGCTCGACGCAGCAAGCGAGGTCACCGCGCCCTACCCGTATTTCCCCTATCGCCGGCAGGAGGGTTTTGCCCGGCTCAGCCCGCCAGCGGTCTGA
- a CDS encoding MFS transporter, whose amino-acid sequence MPLALYALAAGAFGIGVTEFVIMGLLLDVSTDLGVSISAAGQLISGYALGVVIGAPLLTIATGNWPRKTVLLALMAIFTLGNLACALAPDYWTLMGARIITAFAHGTFFGVGSVVATGLVAPNKKASAIALMFTGLTIANILGVPFGTWLGQAFGWRATFWAVTLVGLAAFAIILMLVPRSQAAPEKSELRRDLAVLGRTPVLLGLATTVLGYAGVFAVFTYIAPLLTEISGFGEAAVSPILLIFGGGLIAGNLLGGKLADRWLVPSVLGSLVVLALVLGTMTFALHSQVMAVIYVGLLGAAAFATVAPLQMWVLEKAQGAGQSLASSFNIAAFNLGNAAGAWLGGVVIAHGPGLGAVSWVAALLPLSALAVGALALRLDRSPVLGEPASARS is encoded by the coding sequence ATGCCTCTTGCTCTCTATGCCCTCGCCGCCGGTGCTTTTGGCATCGGCGTCACCGAATTCGTCATCATGGGTCTGCTGCTCGACGTCAGCACCGATCTTGGTGTCTCGATCTCGGCCGCCGGCCAGCTCATCTCTGGCTATGCGCTGGGCGTCGTCATCGGCGCGCCACTGCTGACCATCGCCACCGGCAACTGGCCGCGCAAGACCGTGCTGCTGGCGCTGATGGCGATCTTCACGCTTGGCAATCTCGCCTGTGCGCTTGCCCCCGACTACTGGACGCTGATGGGCGCCCGCATCATCACCGCCTTTGCCCATGGCACCTTCTTCGGCGTCGGCTCGGTGGTCGCCACCGGACTGGTCGCGCCCAACAAGAAGGCCTCGGCGATCGCTCTCATGTTCACCGGCCTGACCATCGCCAACATCCTCGGCGTGCCCTTCGGCACCTGGCTCGGCCAGGCCTTCGGCTGGCGTGCGACCTTCTGGGCCGTAACCCTGGTCGGGCTCGCTGCCTTCGCCATCATTCTCATGCTGGTGCCGCGCAGCCAGGCGGCACCCGAGAAGAGTGAACTGCGCCGCGACCTTGCCGTGCTCGGCCGCACGCCGGTCCTGCTCGGCCTCGCCACCACCGTGCTTGGCTATGCCGGCGTCTTCGCCGTCTTCACCTACATCGCCCCGCTGTTGACCGAGATCAGCGGTTTTGGCGAAGCCGCCGTGTCGCCGATCCTGCTTATCTTCGGTGGTGGCCTCATCGCCGGCAATCTGCTCGGTGGCAAACTCGCCGACCGCTGGCTGGTGCCTTCGGTTCTTGGCAGCCTTGTCGTGCTGGCGCTGGTGCTCGGCACCATGACCTTCGCTCTCCACAGCCAGGTGATGGCCGTCATCTATGTCGGTCTGCTCGGCGCAGCTGCCTTCGCCACCGTGGCACCGCTGCAGATGTGGGTGCTGGAAAAGGCGCAAGGCGCCGGCCAGAGCCTCGCCTCGTCCTTCAACATCGCCGCCTTCAATCTCGGCAATGCCGCCGGCGCCTGGCTTGGCGGCGTGGTCATCGCCCACGGCCCCGGCCTTGGCGCGGTCAGCTGGGTCGCGGCGCTGCTGCCGCTCTCGGCTCTCGCCGTGGGTGCGTTGGCGCTGCGCCTCGACCGCAGTCCTGTGCTCGGCGAACCTGCCTCCGCCCGGTCATAA
- a CDS encoding LysR family transcriptional regulator produces the protein MPRPDRSGEIEVFVRVVETGSFSAAARALRMTPSAVSKLIARLESRLGARLVSRSTRKLQLTPEGTAFYDSGVRILADMVAAEREAAAGAAPRGLLRVNSYVPFGQHRLIPLLPRFLDRYPEISIDLVLTDNVIDLMQERADVAIRAGPLNESRLVARKLGQSRTVVVAAPSYLKTYGAPQTPADLERHNRMGFGFVRHIDGWPFVDGAGGSVIVPTTGNALVGDGEAMRLMALAGTGIARLARWHVEADIATGQLVPLLEAFNPGDEEFTHAVYVGQGKHLPARVRAFLDFLVETVRLDLIDK, from the coding sequence ATGCCCAGGCCCGACCGCTCCGGCGAGATCGAAGTGTTCGTCCGCGTCGTCGAGACGGGCAGCTTTTCTGCGGCGGCGCGCGCGCTGCGCATGACGCCGTCGGCGGTGAGCAAGCTGATCGCGCGGCTCGAAAGCCGCCTGGGCGCGCGGCTGGTCAGCCGCTCGACGCGCAAACTGCAACTCACCCCGGAAGGCACTGCCTTCTACGACAGCGGTGTGCGCATCCTGGCCGACATGGTGGCGGCCGAGCGCGAAGCAGCGGCGGGTGCGGCGCCGCGTGGGCTGCTGCGCGTCAATAGCTACGTGCCGTTCGGGCAGCACCGGCTGATCCCGTTGCTGCCACGCTTCCTCGATCGCTATCCCGAAATCTCCATCGATCTGGTGCTGACCGACAATGTCATCGACTTGATGCAGGAGCGCGCCGATGTCGCCATCCGCGCCGGACCGCTCAACGAATCACGGCTGGTGGCGCGCAAGCTCGGGCAAAGCCGAACGGTCGTCGTCGCAGCACCTTCCTACCTCAAGACGTACGGGGCGCCGCAGACGCCGGCCGATCTCGAGCGCCACAACCGGATGGGTTTCGGCTTCGTGCGGCATATCGATGGCTGGCCTTTCGTCGACGGCGCCGGCGGAAGTGTCATTGTGCCGACGACCGGCAACGCGCTGGTCGGCGACGGCGAGGCGATGCGGCTGATGGCGCTGGCCGGCACCGGCATCGCCCGGTTGGCGCGCTGGCATGTGGAGGCCGATATCGCAACTGGCCAGTTGGTGCCGCTGCTGGAAGCGTTCAACCCAGGCGACGAGGAGTTCACCCATGCCGTCTATGTCGGCCAGGGCAAGCACTTGCCGGCGCGGGTGCGGGCCTTTCTCGACTTCCTCGTCGAGACTGTGCGGCTGGACCTGATCGATAAATAG